The Coffea arabica cultivar ET-39 chromosome 8e, Coffea Arabica ET-39 HiFi, whole genome shotgun sequence genome window below encodes:
- the LOC113704899 gene encoding putative UPF0481 protein At3g02645, with product MEHSYSSATVPLSSSAKGWVDRVSNIFQREFAIDIDHLPPVSVFEVPKILKLQKPEAYTPQLIAMGPYHHLHPELYHMERYKLAAIKEISNPEQISNFQHIVINRLKKMDPSIRACYNKFMDYDQDTLAWIVAIDSCFFLHILHSYLVQDETADRRLLDNTIVTRDIMMLENQIPFVLLKEIRKSLQVSPNSNGQEEGDDIELILILFQLCEAQSPVKFSSDKTNRDRYRRPLHLLDMMYHVIVNVPGSVVSGSLANGLIQAIPTYTEFRNSLTTSSSSSSTDRENPDVFHNNNLEAILELVETFGNKRTQDFLRPVKLVSSIPWSTILGLFRKGNVGTREQNSEDDEIEIPSVSHLWRYAKVQCKPFIGSIKEIKFVEEEAALYLPVMNLNASSEVIMRNLVAYEAAMSKPTLEFARYVNLMNGIMDTAEDVKLLKQNGVIKGGLTDDEIADQFNGMKRCYAGSDHKSNIEVAVEKVNKFYGKKLLVRTVRRLKRSLFASWKHLALVSTVVLLVVLSLQTFCEFYQCSKIWNFHQEPS from the coding sequence ATGGAACATTCATATTCATCAGCCACAGTTCCCTTAAGCTCTAGCGCCAAGGGCTGGGTTGATCGAGTCAGCAACATCTTCCAGAGAGAATTTGCTATCGACATCGACCATCTTCCTCCCGTTTCTGTTTTTGAAGTCCCCAAAATACTCAAACTTCAAAAACCCGAAGCTTATACTCCTCAGCTCATAGCAATGGGGCCTTACCATCATTTACACCCCGAGCTCTATCACATGGAGAGGTACAAGCTCGCCGCCATCAAAGAGATCTCGAACCCAGAGCAGATTTCCAATTTCCAACATATCGTGATCAACAGGTTGAAGAAGATGGATCCCTCTATCCGGGCTTGTTACAATAAGTTCATGGACTATGATCAAGATACATTGGCATGGATCGTAGCAATAGACAGTTGTTTCTTTCTCCACATCTTGCATTCTTATCTTGTGCAAGATGAGACCGCGGACAGAAGATTGTTGGACAACACTATTGTCACGAGAGATATCATGATGCTCGAGAATCAAATCCCATTTGTTCTGTTGAAAGAGATTCGCAAGTCACTCCAAGTCTCTCCTAACTCTAATGGTCAGGAGGAAGGAGATGATATAGAGCTGATCTTGATATTATTTCAATTGTGTGAAGCACAATCTCCTGTTAAGTTCTCAAGTGATAAGACCAACCGAGACCGTTACCGTAGACCTCTGCATTTGTTAGATATGATGTATCATGTGATTGTTAATGTCCCAGGTTCTGTCGTGTCTGGATCCTTAGCAAATGGTCTCATTCAAGCCATACCAACTTATACAGAATTCAGGAACTCATTGACCACTTCATCCTCGTCCTCCTCGACAGATAGGGAAAATCCAGACGTGTTTCACAATAATAATTTGGAAGCAATCTTGGAATTGGTGGAGACCTTTGGTAACAAGCGTACCCAGGACTTTCTTCGGCCTGTTAAGCTTGTCTCAAGTATTCCGTGGTCAACTATTTTGGGGCTGTTCAGAAAAGGCAACGTAGGCACTAGAGAGCAAAATTCAGAAGATGATGAAATCGAAATTCCGTCGGTATCTCATCTCTGGCGCTATGCTAAAGTGCAATGCAAACCCTTCATTGGGAGCATTAAAGAGATCAAGTTCGTGGAAGAGGAAGCCGCTTTGTACCTTCCTGTAATGAATTTGAACGCGAGCTCAGAAGTGATAATGAGGAATCTGGTGGCCTACGAGGCTGCTATGTCTAAGCCAACCCTTGAATTTGCTCGATACGTCAACCTCATGAATGGGATTATGGACACTGCAGAAGACGTGAAGCTGCTGAAGCAAAATGGGGTGATCAAGGGGGGTCTCACGGATGATGAAATTGCTGATCAATTCAACGGTATGAAGAGATGTTATGCTGGCTCAGATCACAAGTCCAACATCGAAGTTGCCGTTGAGAAAGTTAACAAATTCTATGGCAAGAAGCTTTTGGTCAGGACGGTTAGACGGTTAAAGAGGAGTTTGTTTGCTTCATGGAAACATCTGGCCCTGGTTTCCACTGTGGTGCTGCTGGTCGTGCTTAGCTTGCAGACCTTTTGCGAGTTCTATCAGTGCAGCAAAATCTGGAACTTCCACCAGGAACCATCATGA